A single window of Onychomys torridus chromosome 8, mOncTor1.1, whole genome shotgun sequence DNA harbors:
- the Nhp2 gene encoding H/ACA ribonucleoprotein complex subunit 2 translates to MTKIKAVPEESEAQAEGGGEERTYEELLVNLNPIAQPLASRRLTRKLYKCIKKAVKQKQIRRGVKEVQKFVNKGEKGIMILAGDTLPIEVYCHLPVMCEDQNLPYVYIPSKTDLGAATGSKRPTCVIMVKPHEEYQETYDKCLEEVQALPAPL, encoded by the exons ATGACCAAAATAAAGGCCGTTCCCGAGGAGTCGGAGGCGCAGGCGGAGGGCGGCGGCGAGGAGCGCACGTACGAAGAGCTGCTGGTCAACCTGAACCCCATCGCGCAGCCGCTGGCTTCCCGCCGCCTGACGCGCAAGCTCTACAAGTGCATCAAGAAGG CCGTGAAGCAGAAGCAGATTCGACGCGGGGTGAAGGAGGTTCAGAAATTTGTCAACAAGGGCGAGAAAGG AATCATGATTTTGGCAGGAGACACGCTGCCGATTGAGGTGTACTGCCATCTTCCAGTTATGTGCGAGGACCAGAACTTGCCCTATGTCTATATCCCCTCCAAGACG GACTTGGGTGCAGCTACAGGTTCCAAGCGTCCCACCTGTGTGATCATGGTGAAGCCCCATGAGGAATATCAGGAGACCTATGACAAGTGCCTGGAGGAGGTGCAGGCCCTGCCAGCACCTCTGTGA